From Rhodococcus sp. B7740:
ATTGTGGGCTTGAAGCACTACATCCACCTGGTACTTGTCGAACAGCGCAACCCACGCGTCGCGGACGCCGCCGTCGCTCGCGTGCGTCGACGTGGTCGAATACGCGCAGTGGTGGAAGAAGCAGACGATGAAGTCGATGTTCGGATCGGCACGGTACTTCGCCAATGTCTGTTCCACCCAGGTGTTCTGGGCTCCACCGCTGTAACCGGTGTTGGCCTTGATCTCGTAGCTGACGTCGTTCGCGTCGAGCGAGAGAACGGCAGTGTTGCCGTAGACGAACGAGTACGCCGACGGGCATCCCTTGGGTCCGTTGGTCGGCTGATCGAGCCGCGCGGCATGTCCGCCGTAGCCGTTGGGGCTGTACAGCGCTTCCATGTCGTGGTTACCGGTGGCGAACAACCACGGCGCGGTCGATGCACTGGCCTCGATCGCCTGGAAATAGCCGTCCCAGACGAACGGGTTGAATTTGTCGAATCCCTTCGGTGGGGTCTGACCGTGCTTCGCGAACTGCGGCGGCAGACCGGCACCCGACGGGTCCGCGTACGCGATGTCGCCGGCGAGGATGTGGAAGTCCGGGTGCGAGGCCTCGATCTGCCGATTGATGTTGCGCGCGTGCTTGACCGACGGCTCGTTGTCCGCCTTGTAGTACTGGTCGTCATAGTCGCCGGCAACCAAACCTGGCGGCTGCGAGGGTGTTTCGTCTACGCCCTGATCGCCCATCATCGTGAACCGGAACGGTGCGATGCGACCGGTCGGCAGGGCCGGGGACGCGCTCCGAATGTCACTGACGAAGCCGTCGGCGGTGCGCCAGCGGTAGTAGTGCGGCAGCTTGGGCGTCAGATTGTCGATGGGCACATGTACGTAATACTGCTCCGCCGGCAGAATTCCGCCGTCGGTCTGTGGAACCTGACTGATCAGGTTGCGTACCTCGGCCGACGTCGTAGCGCCGAGTGCGGGCGTGGGGCCGTGATCGAGGAAGACACCGGTGAGCCCGGGATTACGAGAGAGCTGTGCCGAGAACCGCAGTTGCGTCGCCGGATCGTTTCCGAAGCCCATGTGCCGTCCGGCCACGGCCAGCGGGGCGTCCTGCGCGTACGCGGTTCGCGCGAACACCGAGTTCCCGACGCCTACCGCGGCGGCCGTCGCGGCGGCTCCCACCAGGAAGTTGCGTCGACTGACGGGGTGCCGCCGCAGGAACGACCGATGCCAATCGTGCTGCTCGGCCATGGTCATGTTCTCGGCGAGCGTGCCCGGGATTCCGGTCGCGACGGTTTCGCCTGCGGGATTGAGCGTCATGCCTCGATGGTGACGGTGACGCTCTCTCTATCCGTTAACCAAGCGAAGTTGTTGGGTGAACAACACGAGAACACCGATGCACAACGGGACGAACGCGGACAATCCCGTCGTGCACGGGACTTCGTAACCCACTACGAATTTCCATGCACGACGGGAGGTCGATCTAGGTCCCCTTGACGTTGAGGATCTGCCGCAGTTCGTGCTCGATGCTCACCAGGTCGCGGGCGTCCTCCATCACGACATCGATCGACTTGTAGGCGTCGGGATCTCGTCGACGAAGTCGTCATCTGGGTACCCTGGGCACCTGCCGTCCT
This genomic window contains:
- a CDS encoding metallophosphoesterase, yielding MTLNPAGETVATGIPGTLAENMTMAEQHDWHRSFLRRHPVSRRNFLVGAAATAAAVGVGNSVFARTAYAQDAPLAVAGRHMGFGNDPATQLRFSAQLSRNPGLTGVFLDHGPTPALGATTSAEVRNLISQVPQTDGGILPAEQYYVHVPIDNLTPKLPHYYRWRTADGFVSDIRSASPALPTGRIAPFRFTMMGDQGVDETPSQPPGLVAGDYDDQYYKADNEPSVKHARNINRQIEASHPDFHILAGDIAYADPSGAGLPPQFAKHGQTPPKGFDKFNPFVWDGYFQAIEASASTAPWLFATGNHDMEALYSPNGYGGHAARLDQPTNGPKGCPSAYSFVYGNTAVLSLDANDVSYEIKANTGYSGGAQNTWVEQTLAKYRADPNIDFIVCFFHHCAYSTTSTHASDGGVRDAWVALFDKYQVDVVLQAHNHVFERTDPIRGNRATRVAGDNATVNGKTDGTVYYTVGGGGRPRYTFQDGEGVSYRGKELPDTAVPNSYVWAPDGTKSAESITWSRVRFLNYSFVRVDVVPGIPGITASRMTIGAIDEYGNEFDRLTFERDIPVGPVFGSS